Proteins encoded together in one Pirellulales bacterium window:
- a CDS encoding SlyX family protein: MPDESKLHERVTKLEMVFMHLEETVHALDEVVRAQQKALDAIDARLARLACWRDADNNSPHSPGEESFEGG; this comes from the coding sequence ATGCCTGACGAATCGAAGTTGCACGAGCGGGTTACGAAACTCGAGATGGTCTTCATGCACCTCGAAGAGACGGTCCATGCGCTCGATGAAGTCGTGCGTGCTCAGCAAAAAGCACTCGATGCGATCGATGCACGCTTGGCGCGTCTTGCTTGCTGGAGGGATGCGGACAACAACTCGCCACATTCTCCAGGGGAGGAGAGCTTCGAGGGGGGGTAA
- a CDS encoding 4a-hydroxytetrahydrobiopterin dehydratase encodes MQAMTSEQLATKKCVPCEGGVEACSLPQARSQLERLAGWRLTHEGQRIRKDWVVKNFVAGMEFFQAVSEVAEAEQHHPDLHLEGYRNVWIEIWTHAIGGLSENDFILAAKIDQLPVKLKR; translated from the coding sequence ATGCAAGCCATGACCAGTGAACAACTCGCCACGAAGAAGTGCGTGCCGTGCGAAGGGGGCGTCGAGGCGTGTAGTCTGCCGCAGGCCAGGTCACAACTCGAAAGGCTCGCCGGTTGGCGCCTGACGCACGAGGGCCAGCGCATCCGCAAGGATTGGGTCGTGAAGAACTTCGTCGCCGGCATGGAGTTCTTTCAGGCCGTGTCCGAAGTGGCCGAGGCCGAGCAGCATCACCCCGATCTGCACCTCGAAGGGTATCGCAACGTCTGGATCGAGATCTGGACCCACGCCATCGGCGGCCTCTCGGAGAACGATTTTATTTTGGCCGCCAAGATCGATCAGTTGCCCGTCAAGCTCAAGAGGTAG
- a CDS encoding glutamate synthase subunit beta, with amino-acid sequence MGDVRGFIKYGRKIYGNEPAEDRVRHYNEFLKVLSPEEVTTQGARCMDCGVPFCHTGCPLGNIIPDWNDLVYRGQWREALDRLHATNNFPEFTGRVCPAPCETACVLGINEDPVTIKQIEMTIADRGFDEGWIAAEPPAKRTGKHVAVIGSGPAGLAAAQQLNRAGHRVTVFERADRPGGLLMYGIPDFKLEKSRVWRRVEQMKAEGIEFRCNTNIGVDISAAQLREDFDAIVICAGSTHPRDLPIPGREFQGVHFAMDFLPQQNKRNQGDEIPSDVALSATGKDVIIIGGGDTGSDCTGTSNRQGAKSVTQFELLPQPPDLGKYPRAVQRPAQSPWPYWTMMLRTSSSHEEGCDRHWSILTKEFLSDDQGHVRSLVTVTIEWYTDEQGRHQFRELPETRQEWPCQLVLLAMGFLGPEKRGAVDELGLELDPRGNIKCDENYMSSVEGVFAAGDARRGQSLVVWAIHEGREAARAVDRYLMGATMLPSLNAGDFAWR; translated from the coding sequence ATGGGTGATGTACGTGGATTCATCAAGTACGGCCGCAAGATCTACGGCAACGAACCGGCCGAAGATCGCGTGCGGCACTACAACGAGTTCCTCAAGGTGCTCTCGCCCGAAGAGGTGACCACGCAGGGGGCACGCTGCATGGACTGTGGCGTGCCGTTTTGCCACACGGGCTGCCCGCTGGGGAACATCATTCCCGACTGGAACGATCTCGTGTATCGCGGCCAGTGGCGCGAGGCGCTCGATCGTCTGCACGCGACGAACAACTTTCCCGAGTTTACGGGGCGCGTCTGTCCCGCGCCGTGCGAAACGGCCTGCGTGCTGGGCATCAATGAAGATCCGGTCACGATCAAGCAGATCGAAATGACGATCGCCGATCGCGGCTTCGACGAGGGTTGGATCGCCGCCGAGCCCCCGGCCAAGCGCACCGGCAAGCACGTGGCGGTCATCGGCAGCGGTCCGGCGGGGCTCGCCGCCGCGCAACAGCTCAATCGGGCCGGGCACCGCGTGACGGTCTTCGAGCGCGCCGATCGCCCCGGCGGTCTGCTCATGTATGGCATTCCCGACTTCAAGCTCGAAAAGAGCCGCGTCTGGCGCCGCGTCGAGCAGATGAAGGCCGAGGGGATCGAGTTCCGCTGCAATACGAATATCGGCGTCGACATCTCGGCCGCCCAATTGCGCGAGGACTTCGACGCCATCGTGATCTGCGCCGGTTCGACCCATCCGCGCGATCTGCCGATCCCGGGTCGCGAGTTCCAGGGAGTCCATTTTGCGATGGATTTCCTGCCGCAGCAGAACAAGCGCAACCAGGGGGATGAGATTCCGAGCGACGTGGCCCTTTCGGCCACGGGCAAGGATGTGATCATCATCGGCGGCGGCGACACTGGCAGCGACTGCACCGGCACGTCGAATCGCCAGGGAGCGAAGAGCGTCACGCAGTTCGAGTTGCTGCCGCAACCTCCCGATCTGGGCAAGTATCCCCGCGCCGTGCAGCGCCCCGCGCAATCGCCTTGGCCCTATTGGACGATGATGCTCCGCACGAGCTCGTCGCACGAAGAAGGGTGCGATCGCCACTGGAGCATTCTCACCAAGGAATTCCTCTCCGACGACCAGGGCCACGTTCGCAGCCTGGTGACGGTGACCATCGAGTGGTACACGGACGAACAAGGCCGGCATCAGTTTCGCGAGTTGCCCGAGACGCGACAGGAATGGCCCTGCCAGTTGGTGCTGTTGGCGATGGGCTTCCTTGGCCCCGAGAAACGTGGTGCGGTCGACGAGCTGGGGCTCGAGCTCGATCCCCGCGGTAACATCAAGTGCGACGAAAATTACATGTCGAGCGTCGAAGGGGTCTTCGCCGCCGGCGATGCCCGACGTGGGCAGTCGCTCGTAGTCTGGGCCATTCATGAAGGTCGCGAGGCGGCACGCGCCGTCGATCGCTATCTGATGGGCGCGACAATGCTGCCGAGCCTGAACGCGGGCGATTTCGCCTGGCGGTAA
- a CDS encoding response regulator, giving the protein MDGISDIRAMILAIDDEHSILDELERTLRPAGYGFCGCDSADAALSTALRTVPDLILSDINLGEQNGLELCEELKEHAMLHDVPVIFLSGAPIPDVIRRAHAVGGTYYVRKPFDPEVLIDLVEKALWMPHLIGGRATTAC; this is encoded by the coding sequence ATGGATGGTATCTCTGACATTCGCGCGATGATTCTCGCCATCGACGACGAGCACTCGATCCTCGATGAATTGGAGCGGACGCTCCGGCCGGCCGGCTACGGCTTCTGCGGGTGCGATTCGGCCGATGCGGCCCTGTCCACGGCCCTGCGCACGGTGCCCGATTTGATCCTCTCCGACATCAATCTCGGCGAGCAGAACGGCCTCGAATTGTGCGAAGAGCTCAAAGAGCACGCCATGCTGCACGACGTGCCGGTGATCTTTCTCTCGGGCGCGCCGATTCCCGACGTGATTCGCCGGGCGCACGCCGTGGGAGGAACATATTACGTGCGCAAGCCGTTCGATCCCGAAGTGCTGATCGACCTGGTCGAGAAGGCGCTGTGGATGCCGCACCTGATCGGCGGCCGCGCCACGACTGCCTGCTAA
- a CDS encoding fused MFS/spermidine synthase, with the protein MFLFAALIFFTSGVPALVYQITWQRILALHSGVGIYSVAMIVAAFMAGLGIGSELGGRLSQRFGPSGALWGFALIELSIGGFALLSPWLYYDVLYERFGWLYERPWLAGVCHFGALLLPTGLMGMSLPMLVRAMVLDSAHACRTIGYLYAVNGLGAAVGALLTPWVLIPRWGIAGAIYAAVMLNLAAGCATLVLALFSRGRAVVEPTSALPVSPVEAAPLPEGLAPAKSRLGVWALLYATSGFCALGLEIVWFRLIDVGVKSTAFTFGTVLAIFLTGLAFGSAVGAHWEQRWQQPRRLFLLLQMLIACYAALSIGLLVWLPEGTPIVSSYFEYWQQYDPFTPRALTSQQFEKPRLWALYLVFPAALLFVPTVLMGLSFAVLQRAVHDEPRTAGRKVGLLQAANIAGGVLGSLVIGLVAIEWLGTAGTLRLLVGLGLAFTILGLFEQQRRPFVIGGLLLVAMMFVLPGQDRLWRRLHGLRETSAWFGEDASGVVAIAKDNTQPDYWRISVNGKGHSLLPYGHLHTGLGVLSAIVHPVPIDVAIIGLGSGDTAWAAACRPETQRVDVFEICAPERNVLEQLDRHESLPQLQRLLQDERVHLHHADGRISLRASDQLYDVIEADASRPDSAYGGNLYSEEFFRECSARLKPGGLMCTWCPTPRTYATFCRVFPYVLDGGTNLWTGSDLLIGSHTPLEVDMPTLRARLNDARVAEYLGQELAEQVAQDCQYLAPAVPATVLADELASNHDLFPRDEFHHDSRVNRALQVQAIGEIYLRRGQVAEAIQWLQEAIRLAPELSLAHTQLAFCYLRPGFDGPAQVELNEALRLAPDNTEPAYYLGRLLLTRGAAQAAVPLLRRAAEHQSTNAAMAAYLAQALSRMGDARGAIEWYRTSLERDPNRWETAQELAWLLATDADPNARDPQAALALAQQAVRDSREREALALDTLAAAYAATGDFASAADLAERALNRAKQQREQTLVEDIPARLELYRAEKSFVQPAREKPAAG; encoded by the coding sequence TTGTTTCTTTTTGCGGCGTTGATTTTCTTCACGAGCGGCGTTCCTGCGCTGGTGTACCAGATCACGTGGCAGCGGATCCTGGCGTTGCACAGCGGGGTGGGCATCTACTCGGTGGCGATGATCGTGGCCGCGTTCATGGCGGGGCTGGGTATCGGAAGCGAGTTGGGTGGGCGCCTGAGCCAGCGTTTCGGTCCGAGCGGGGCGTTGTGGGGCTTCGCGTTGATCGAGCTTTCGATCGGTGGCTTCGCGTTGCTGAGCCCCTGGCTGTACTACGACGTGCTGTACGAGCGTTTCGGCTGGCTGTACGAGCGTCCTTGGCTGGCGGGGGTTTGCCACTTTGGGGCCTTGCTGCTGCCGACGGGCCTGATGGGGATGTCGCTGCCGATGCTGGTGCGGGCGATGGTGCTCGACTCGGCGCACGCCTGCCGGACGATCGGCTATCTGTACGCGGTGAACGGCCTGGGGGCCGCCGTCGGCGCGCTCCTCACCCCCTGGGTGCTCATCCCCCGGTGGGGCATCGCCGGAGCCATCTATGCCGCGGTGATGCTCAATCTCGCCGCGGGCTGCGCCACGCTTGTGCTGGCTCTCTTCTCGCGCGGCAGAGCGGTCGTCGAACCGACGTCGGCGCTCCCCGTCTCCCCGGTCGAGGCAGCTCCACTCCCCGAAGGACTTGCCCCGGCGAAGAGCCGTTTAGGTGTCTGGGCCCTGCTCTACGCCACGAGCGGTTTTTGTGCCTTGGGGCTCGAGATCGTCTGGTTCCGTCTGATCGACGTGGGGGTTAAGTCGACCGCCTTCACGTTCGGCACGGTGTTGGCGATCTTTCTGACCGGACTCGCCTTCGGCAGTGCGGTGGGGGCCCATTGGGAACAACGTTGGCAACAACCGCGCCGGCTGTTTCTCTTGCTGCAGATGCTGATCGCTTGCTACGCGGCGCTTTCGATCGGGCTGCTCGTGTGGTTGCCGGAAGGCACGCCGATCGTTTCCTCGTACTTCGAGTACTGGCAGCAATACGACCCCTTCACGCCACGCGCGCTGACGTCGCAGCAGTTCGAGAAGCCGCGACTGTGGGCACTCTATCTCGTCTTTCCGGCCGCGTTGTTGTTCGTACCCACGGTGTTGATGGGGCTGTCGTTTGCCGTCTTGCAACGCGCCGTCCACGATGAGCCGCGGACCGCGGGACGCAAGGTCGGGCTGCTGCAAGCGGCCAACATCGCGGGCGGTGTCTTGGGCAGTTTGGTCATCGGTCTGGTGGCCATCGAGTGGCTGGGCACGGCAGGAACGCTGCGCCTGCTCGTCGGTCTGGGTTTGGCGTTTACCATCCTGGGGCTGTTCGAGCAGCAGCGTCGTCCGTTCGTGATCGGCGGACTCCTGCTGGTGGCGATGATGTTCGTGCTGCCCGGCCAGGATCGACTCTGGCGGCGACTGCACGGTTTGCGCGAGACCTCCGCCTGGTTTGGCGAAGATGCCTCGGGGGTCGTAGCTATCGCGAAGGACAACACCCAGCCCGACTACTGGCGCATCAGCGTCAATGGAAAAGGGCATAGCCTGTTGCCGTATGGGCACCTGCACACGGGGCTGGGGGTGTTGTCGGCGATTGTGCATCCGGTGCCGATCGATGTGGCGATTATCGGGCTGGGGTCGGGCGACACGGCCTGGGCCGCGGCCTGTCGTCCGGAAACGCAACGCGTGGATGTCTTCGAGATCTGCGCGCCTGAGCGGAATGTGCTCGAGCAACTCGATCGCCACGAGTCGTTGCCACAGTTGCAGCGACTACTTCAAGACGAACGAGTGCATCTCCACCATGCCGATGGAAGAATATCGCTCCGCGCCAGCGACCAGCTTTACGATGTCATCGAGGCCGACGCCTCACGCCCCGATTCGGCCTATGGTGGCAATCTCTATTCAGAAGAGTTCTTCCGCGAGTGCTCCGCACGTCTGAAGCCCGGCGGCCTGATGTGTACTTGGTGCCCCACGCCGCGCACGTATGCTACCTTCTGTCGAGTATTCCCCTATGTGCTCGATGGGGGAACGAATCTGTGGACGGGCAGCGATCTGTTGATCGGTAGCCATACGCCACTCGAGGTCGACATGCCTACGTTGCGTGCGCGACTGAACGATGCCCGGGTGGCGGAATACCTGGGCCAGGAGCTTGCCGAGCAGGTGGCACAAGATTGCCAGTATCTGGCGCCGGCGGTGCCCGCCACGGTGCTTGCCGACGAACTGGCCAGCAACCACGATTTATTTCCCCGCGACGAATTCCATCATGACTCGCGCGTGAATCGGGCGCTGCAGGTGCAGGCGATCGGCGAGATTTATCTGCGACGTGGCCAGGTCGCCGAGGCCATCCAGTGGTTGCAAGAGGCGATTCGTCTTGCGCCCGAGTTATCGCTGGCTCACACGCAATTGGCGTTCTGCTATCTCCGGCCAGGATTCGACGGACCCGCGCAGGTCGAGTTGAACGAAGCCCTGCGGTTGGCGCCGGACAATACCGAGCCGGCGTATTACCTGGGTCGGCTGCTACTGACGCGAGGCGCGGCGCAGGCGGCGGTGCCGCTCTTGCGACGCGCGGCGGAGCATCAATCGACCAACGCCGCAATGGCCGCTTACCTTGCGCAGGCGCTGTCTCGCATGGGTGATGCACGCGGCGCGATCGAGTGGTATCGCACGTCTCTCGAACGCGATCCCAACCGCTGGGAGACGGCGCAAGAGTTGGCCTGGCTGTTGGCCACCGATGCCGATCCGAACGCACGCGATCCCCAGGCAGCGCTCGCCCTGGCCCAGCAGGCCGTGCGCGATAGTCGAGAGCGCGAGGCACTGGCCCTCGATACGCTGGCGGCCGCCTATG